One segment of Gemmatimonadota bacterium DNA contains the following:
- a CDS encoding translocation/assembly module TamB domain-containing protein: protein MKLQLNIWTMGLGLLAALTLAASLAVLVLLGTGWGNDLIRRAVVRTVQERLNGQVTIESVETGLRTHLAMQGVSLRLADVQGGMEVAGADEIRIDFSIWDAAVGDAPLYSVGIDGFRMAYIENAAGSGANSLDLLFEGPAQDGASAQDGASAQDRQSAQDGEATVASDEGTSGLPFDLRDLRIRNGTFRYFDPGDSTAVSAGEVGFSGSVLRPFTVEGEIDAGHVAYRIAGYEDAATNMRADVYFEGDDLTVHDLTMESAHGPPIRYHVTGEISTADENPATLDFAANGQVGAILRIIGFENTMPGIFTMTGSLRNSLSDPAIEARFTSPVVRSEYGAFDLAALDMAYARDVLTVNRFRGRHEAGWISGRGRLDFSGESTGYRLQLESPGIALPALPTVLVGDESELEGEVELAFEMEGDGFDDAPRRADLSASSALVSISGLPLREVTATAAYRRGLLRTDLREASFQVNTEGQLGTDGNLQLTGSVDVQDVGKLPPPLDFEELRGSGDLDLYLLGTLRRPTVRLGGWVSDLAYGDVLLGETKVEGFLDERRNLKINAVLDRLELRARTNLAGDRAVSGYFNVHDLRLGDYLQSESWWGLDAILRMQGEISGTIQQPSATGKGTVRNLAIQNEDLGDTDLEMTIDTDRLAFILNRVPGPTVRAEGSLELTGQYPYDLRVDLLQTSLSPLLSILSKRPVEGGTGTFSGSVHAVGLAGYPDLSTITVSLDSLDVLMNDRILHSAAPSTVKLENQVITVDEFRLAGDFGRVTVDGTASLAADGPVDLETVLEGVQLEFFSPFLVSAGTFSGAMDGVISLEGTPEDPRMNSQLTVSNVSYTLGNRTNLLGTVAASALYEDRLLRVPMLSVQSPVGRSEIDLVYPVDLRWATEVQPESLPSGERYTASMVVNNLAVAPLREFFEVVPADLDGYIRGRIDVNGSVRDRSDVDGVMALDSLKLFGLQNELVNTEPVRLHFDGAHIHMESMSATFRRINQPGDERGRLSMHGRLAYVDGGTEAGASDFVILGEQIRMDAVMALANLDLPLGGNVNTRIEVTGPASARVIDARVSMDQPRYNQASLDSLAAHMVYSGREIAIRDLRIRKGGDTITAHGSIPYDPARTERTGDATGVEDIALTVEGDDIDLSFLSGVVYDLERIEGKADIRLSIGGTPASPRSVGQVTVRDAALRFREFEPMFRADVLQVDVDGGAFALKPTAFRAGDGTVQVSGDLLTDNLSFAEIEAYAGFNQAEVERLGSAMLVIDGSLAWTGNRDLSRIYNVADPIVVTGVVTHSLDIGELLLDNAIIRPQDTPDPFLESIALDVAVDVTDLAVENNIAQLTVEGGVALGNTVQNPLLTGNAVAEEDGVIRYLGATFELETGRIDLTRRVPLESFTALIEYPVAQLDPVLNIQAWAPRVRDIHDTYYEVELLASGPVSTVTPQLRAAPRDDNATEILASGSRSLAGPEVIYGPEVVSLLTFGTAGLTSLGTPDEYAGMRNRAFLMTGEALAEALLNLDEVQVEGDPFSMNSAIQAGSPVQLTLSKRINRRARVSFTRLFQSSEYSLRVGYQLTDFLYIETFSDQSGELPQNGIDLRVKFRFR, encoded by the coding sequence ATGAAACTACAGCTGAACATATGGACCATGGGACTGGGCCTGCTCGCCGCGTTGACGCTGGCAGCGAGCCTGGCCGTTCTCGTCCTGCTGGGTACCGGCTGGGGCAATGACCTGATCCGCCGCGCCGTGGTGCGGACCGTCCAGGAGCGGCTCAACGGACAGGTAACGATCGAAAGCGTCGAAACCGGTTTGCGGACGCACCTGGCGATGCAGGGCGTATCCTTGCGCCTGGCTGACGTCCAGGGTGGTATGGAAGTCGCGGGTGCGGACGAAATCAGGATAGACTTCAGCATCTGGGACGCCGCGGTGGGCGATGCACCCCTCTACAGCGTAGGGATAGACGGATTCCGCATGGCCTACATCGAAAACGCCGCCGGCAGCGGGGCGAATTCCCTGGATCTGCTGTTTGAAGGCCCGGCGCAGGACGGGGCATCGGCGCAGGACGGGGCATCGGCGCAGGACCGGCAGTCGGCGCAGGACGGGGAAGCGACCGTGGCATCGGATGAGGGAACGTCCGGCCTGCCCTTCGACCTGCGCGACCTGCGGATCCGGAACGGCACGTTCCGCTATTTCGATCCCGGGGATTCCACGGCGGTGAGCGCCGGGGAAGTCGGTTTCAGCGGCTCCGTGCTCCGGCCTTTCACGGTGGAAGGCGAGATCGACGCGGGGCACGTGGCTTACCGTATTGCGGGCTATGAAGACGCGGCAACGAATATGCGCGCGGACGTGTATTTCGAAGGGGACGACCTTACGGTGCACGACCTGACCATGGAATCCGCCCACGGCCCCCCGATCAGATACCACGTGACCGGCGAGATATCGACCGCGGACGAGAACCCGGCCACGCTGGATTTCGCCGCGAACGGACAAGTCGGCGCCATACTGCGGATCATCGGTTTCGAAAACACCATGCCGGGGATCTTCACCATGACCGGGTCGCTGCGCAACAGCCTGTCCGATCCGGCCATCGAGGCCAGGTTCACGTCGCCGGTGGTACGATCGGAGTACGGCGCCTTCGACCTGGCCGCATTGGATATGGCCTATGCGCGGGACGTGCTCACGGTCAACCGGTTTCGGGGCAGGCATGAGGCCGGATGGATATCGGGACGGGGCCGGCTCGATTTCAGTGGAGAATCTACCGGATACCGCCTGCAGCTGGAGTCGCCCGGGATCGCGCTCCCCGCCCTGCCGACGGTCCTCGTCGGCGACGAAAGCGAACTGGAGGGCGAGGTGGAATTGGCCTTCGAAATGGAAGGCGACGGCTTCGACGACGCGCCCCGCAGGGCCGATCTGAGCGCTTCTTCCGCCCTGGTGAGCATAAGCGGCCTGCCGTTGCGGGAGGTAACGGCGACGGCCGCGTACCGGCGCGGTTTGCTGCGGACCGACCTCCGGGAAGCGTCTTTCCAGGTTAACACCGAGGGACAACTCGGCACGGACGGGAACCTTCAGCTGACCGGTTCGGTCGACGTGCAAGACGTCGGAAAGCTGCCCCCGCCGCTGGATTTCGAAGAACTCCGCGGTTCGGGCGACCTGGATCTCTACCTGCTGGGCACGCTCCGGCGGCCGACCGTTCGGCTCGGTGGCTGGGTCAGCGATCTGGCCTATGGCGATGTCCTCCTCGGCGAAACGAAAGTCGAAGGTTTTCTGGACGAGCGACGCAACCTGAAGATCAATGCCGTACTGGACAGGCTGGAGCTCCGGGCGAGGACGAACCTGGCCGGCGACCGGGCTGTGTCCGGATACTTCAACGTGCATGACCTCAGACTTGGAGACTACCTCCAAAGCGAATCCTGGTGGGGGCTGGATGCCATCCTCCGCATGCAGGGGGAGATTTCCGGCACCATACAACAGCCGTCCGCAACGGGGAAGGGCACCGTCCGGAACCTGGCGATTCAAAACGAAGACCTGGGCGACACCGATCTGGAAATGACGATCGACACGGACCGCCTGGCGTTTATCCTGAACCGGGTGCCGGGTCCCACCGTGCGCGCGGAAGGATCCCTCGAACTGACCGGGCAGTACCCCTACGATCTGCGGGTCGATCTGCTGCAGACTTCGCTGTCTCCGCTGCTTTCCATTCTCTCCAAGAGACCGGTCGAAGGCGGCACCGGCACGTTCAGCGGGAGCGTACACGCCGTGGGACTGGCCGGGTATCCGGACCTGTCCACCATAACGGTCTCCCTTGATTCGCTGGATGTATTGATGAACGATCGGATACTGCATTCCGCGGCTCCCTCCACCGTGAAGCTGGAGAACCAGGTCATTACCGTGGACGAATTCAGACTGGCGGGCGATTTCGGGCGCGTAACGGTCGACGGTACGGCGAGTCTCGCCGCGGACGGACCGGTCGACCTTGAAACCGTCCTGGAAGGCGTGCAGCTGGAGTTCTTCTCGCCTTTCCTGGTGTCGGCCGGCACGTTCAGCGGCGCCATGGACGGCGTGATCTCCCTGGAGGGCACGCCGGAGGATCCCAGGATGAACAGCCAGCTGACCGTATCGAACGTGAGCTATACACTAGGAAACAGAACCAACCTGCTTGGCACGGTGGCCGCATCGGCGCTTTACGAAGACCGGTTGCTGCGGGTTCCCATGCTATCCGTGCAGAGTCCGGTGGGACGATCGGAGATCGATCTTGTCTATCCGGTCGATCTGCGATGGGCGACGGAGGTCCAACCGGAGTCGCTTCCGTCCGGCGAAAGATACACGGCGTCCATGGTCGTGAACAATCTGGCCGTGGCGCCCCTGCGGGAGTTCTTCGAGGTGGTTCCCGCCGATCTGGACGGGTACATCCGGGGCAGGATCGACGTGAACGGTTCGGTCCGGGACCGCAGCGACGTCGACGGAGTCATGGCGCTGGACTCGCTGAAACTGTTCGGTCTCCAGAACGAGCTGGTGAATACGGAACCCGTCAGGCTGCATTTCGACGGGGCCCACATCCATATGGAATCCATGTCCGCCACGTTTCGCCGCATCAACCAACCCGGTGACGAGCGGGGCCGGCTTTCGATGCACGGCCGCCTGGCGTACGTCGATGGCGGAACGGAGGCGGGCGCGTCCGATTTCGTCATCCTGGGTGAGCAGATCAGGATGGACGCCGTAATGGCACTGGCGAATCTCGACCTTCCCCTGGGCGGTAACGTGAATACCCGGATCGAAGTCACCGGTCCGGCCTCCGCCCGGGTCATAGACGCCCGCGTTTCCATGGATCAACCGAGATACAATCAAGCCTCCCTGGACAGCCTCGCCGCCCACATGGTGTATAGCGGCAGGGAAATCGCCATCCGGGACCTGAGGATTCGCAAAGGCGGCGATACCATAACCGCTCACGGCTCCATACCCTATGACCCGGCCCGTACTGAAAGGACCGGCGATGCGACCGGTGTGGAAGATATCGCCCTGACCGTCGAAGGAGACGACATCGACCTGTCTTTCCTGAGCGGCGTCGTGTACGATCTCGAACGCATCGAGGGGAAGGCCGACATCCGCCTGTCCATCGGAGGAACACCCGCTTCACCCCGGTCGGTCGGTCAGGTCACCGTTCGGGACGCGGCGTTGCGTTTCCGTGAGTTCGAACCGATGTTCCGGGCAGACGTGCTGCAGGTCGACGTCGATGGAGGCGCCTTCGCGCTAAAACCCACAGCGTTCCGCGCCGGGGACGGCACGGTCCAGGTTTCCGGCGACCTCTTGACAGACAACCTGTCCTTCGCCGAAATCGAAGCCTATGCCGGTTTCAACCAGGCTGAAGTGGAACGGCTCGGTTCGGCCATGCTTGTAATCGACGGATCGCTTGCGTGGACCGGCAACAGAGACCTTTCGCGGATTTACAATGTAGCCGATCCGATCGTCGTGACCGGCGTGGTCACGCATTCGCTGGATATAGGCGAACTGCTCCTCGACAACGCGATCATACGTCCGCAGGACACGCCGGACCCGTTCCTGGAAAGCATCGCGCTGGACGTCGCCGTGGACGTGACCGATCTGGCTGTCGAGAACAATATCGCCCAACTGACCGTCGAGGGCGGTGTGGCCCTCGGCAATACGGTGCAGAATCCCCTGTTGACCGGAAACGCCGTCGCCGAGGAAGACGGCGTGATCAGGTACCTGGGCGCAACCTTCGAACTGGAAACCGGACGGATCGACCTGACCAGGCGCGTACCTTTGGAGAGCTTCACCGCGTTGATCGAGTACCCGGTGGCGCAGCTCGACCCGGTCCTGAACATACAGGCCTGGGCGCCCCGCGTGCGCGACATTCACGATACCTATTACGAAGTGGAACTGCTCGCGTCCGGACCGGTGTCGACGGTGACGCCCCAGTTGCGTGCGGCGCCGCGCGACGACAACGCAACGGAGATTCTGGCTTCAGGTTCCCGGTCGCTTGCCGGCCCCGAGGTTATCTACGGTCCCGAGGTCGTCTCCCTGCTGACTTTCGGCACGGCCGGACTCACCAGCCTGGGCACGCCCGATGAATACGCCGGCATGAGAAACAGGGCCTTTTTGATGACCGGTGAAGCACTCGCAGAGGCTTTGCTGAATCTCGACGAAGTCCAGGTCGAGGGCGATCCTTTCTCGATGAACAGCGCCATTCAAGCCGGATCGCCGGTTCAACTTACCCTCAGCAAGCGGATCAACCGTCGCGCCCGGGTCAGCTTTACCCGACTGTTCCAATCTTCGGAATACTCGTTGCGGGTCGGTTACCAACTGACCGATTTCCTGTATATCGAGACGTTTTCCGATCAATCGGGCGAACTTCCCCAGAATGGAATCGACCTCCGGGTCAAATTCCGGTTTCGGTAA